The sequence GCTTACAACATGAGAGCTCAGATAAATTTACTATGGGGAACCATGCTTTATGAGCGGTCTGTTGTGGAATTCAAATTAGGCATTCCAATGTGGGAAGAGTGCCTGATGGCAGCAGTGGAAAAATTTAATCTGGCAGGAGCTTCTCCAACTGACGTTGCTGTTATGATAAAAAGCCATTGTGCCAATGAAACTGCCCAAGAAGGTAAAAATATTTGATATTGTGGCTGTGTCCGAGACCACAGCGACTTCATCTGGTTGGTTATGACTAGAATTTCTTTGCACTTAATATTGTGGTACTACTGATTTTCAATATGTTATTTTTTTTCAATTCTTTTATATTCTGTACTTTACACATTGATAGTACTCCTTGTGTGAATTAATTCATCCTTATGTAATGTCTCCTGCTTAATACTGTTGGGTATCAAAAGATCTTATCCACTGCTGAATGTTATTAGAAACCTTGATTAAGCACTGGCAAATGTTTGATTGTGCTATGATGTGACATAGTATTCTTTGTATCACTGCTGATTGAGCATATTTCCATAAGATTGCTGGGTTTATGTGATTTTAGGCAATAATATCTGTCTAAATGTTATGTGATATCCAAGTATGTGAAGGCCTTAATAACAACTTCATAAGCGATCCAATAATTTCATGGCATCCATTTTATctgttaatatttttatatatgtaccTCAATAGTATAGTATATTCCAttatactttgagcatctttctagACTCcggtaggtgtataaacaattcTGTGATCAACTTTTAATTGCAGGATTTGGTTTCAAGATTGATGAGATTGTTCAGGCATGGGATGAGATGCATGATGCAAGAAGGTGGATAAATGGTGTTTCATCTTTCAGACTTGAGCCTTTATTACGTCGACGAGCTCCGAAGCTGCACCATATGTTGGAGCATGCATGATTTATAAATGACTTCCTGCATCAATTCAGATTCAATGGCCATTGTTGAGAACAGTATAACTTGTATTCCTGCCTATTTTCTGCTTTGCACATAGGTAGCCTCCCACTCTAATTCAGTTAATTTTTCATCTCTAGAATTACATTCTTTGCTAAGGTGTTGTTAGCATAAGTTAGCTATACACCTTATACGCATTCTTTTACATACTTATTATAGGACATGTTCTTCGTATATTGTTCATTTTATCTGCTTCACTAGATTTTGCATTTTATTGTTGAATTTCTTATAAACTATCTTATCGTTGTTGTCTCTGGGGTTGCTACATTTTGGTTCCTGTCTAGTTTGCAATATCGGCCACTAGTTTATAGAATTTCCTCTTATTGTTAGTGCTATTTTTCTTTTACACTTGTTCATATCCAGATGTCCAAAACGTATACTCTGTGCAGTTCATGTGCAAAGGTAGACAATATATATATTCAACACATATACCTACATTGATGTAACAACTGAGCTCATACAGAATCAGATCCGAGGAATTTAAGGAACATGCATTACTAGGATCTTGTTTTTCTAAATCTTTGCTTTCATATAAATGCCTTTTTTTGTGTGGTTGCTTTGTTCGTGCTCACATCCAATTTGCCTGTTGGAaaattggaaaaattggaaaatcTTACCACAATTGGTagtgtggaaaaaaaaaattctgcatGCTTATAtaataaagatgaattttaaaacaAATGGTTTGTATTGTTGCATCACGGTATAATATGCACTGATATGCTTGCAGACTGATGAATGGGACATCGGTACATGCCAGCCTTGCCGGTAATCTACCACTATGATATCTGCATATGTATTTGATTACTGGTGCTTCAGCACCAACTTGGGTTGCCTAGTCTCTCTATTTATGTTTCTATCTTTATTTCTAGAAACCATGATATTGTATTCATAGCTTTGCATGGTCACCAACTTGGGTTGCCTATTCTCTCTATTTATGTATCGATCTTTATTTCTAGAAACCATGATATTGTATCCATAACTTTGCATGAACAACGAATGTTTATGTCGCTTTAAGAGTGCCTCTCCCCTCCAACAAACTTGGTTGCTGCCCTTTCAGGTTATCTTGCTTGATGCACTGTAATATTCGATTGTTTACTTCTTGCAGAGAAGAGTTTGTTTTCTACAATCATATAGCAGAATTCTTTTTCCTTCCATGTGCTGGGCTCTCGGGAGCCTAGTCATGCATACGACAATTTGATAAATGGTGGTCGTGCAGTCTGACATTTCCGTCATCGTGCCCTCTTCGTATTGGTGGCAGaagttttttgttatttttttgagAGAGAAAACATAATATACGGCAGTGCTCGTTGTTTCTCATATACAAGAtgatttgttttgtttgtttccaTAATGCTTTTGGGTATGTATTAAACAGACAAGTTATATTATTATCAGAAGTTTGAAACAGATCAAATTACTCTTGTAATTATTGTCTTTTTATTTCCTCTCTTGCTGGGTATCATGGATTTCAAGGCTTCTTTTAATAGTGTCATTGTTCTTGTTCTTGCTGATGCTGCAAGTGCTGTAATCTTTCTACATGAAGTGCTTTTGGAAGGAAGGTTATGAACTTTTCCCATCTGTCGGTGATTCTTCTTAGGTGAATTAACTTAAAGCAGATTTAGAAATGACAAGAAAAAAATGTGTTCAGatattttttctccttttgaatCGTCAAAACTTGATTAATTCAAAATTGAAATTACAAAGAGGCGTAGGTATCACTCTCTATCACCAAAACccaaacacacacaaaaaaaaaaatcccaaatCCAAAAGCCCTAATATATCTTGTCATCTAATTGGTCGTTATGTTATATACATGAACAAAGTCAGCAATATAAAGTAGTTTCGTTAGTTCAAAACTACCCTTAATTCTTCCATACAGAAGAAGTTAATGCACCTGAACGATGTGAAAGATCACAAAAATTTCAGGTTCAAGTTGTTTGGATCAAAGACTTTGTGCACTTACTATCAGCACTGATTTGCTCATCCTATGTAGGTAGTGGAACAACATGTTATTTTTTGGGGATAtgcatcacatttgtaatttaccTTGCTGTATATTCTACCTGTCTTaattataaatttgatatttttcctTGCCTCTAAATCATTTAGCCATTTGCTTCTAAGGGATGATTGAAGCCTTTTTTTtagggaaaaaaaattaaagcagATGTAAATTCTTTATCTAATTATACACTCCTTTCCCCCCAAAACTGTCATTATCAACCGAATTATTCAAAATCAGGCCGGTTCGACCCGGTTTATTTACCGGTTCGGTTTAGAAGAACAGCCTTTCCCAGGGTTTGTCAGCGTTGACCGGTTCATCAACCCTTTCTGTCTCTTTCTTCTGCCCTATTGGATCTGCAAGCAATTTACCCCAATCCACGACGACATCTCCGTCGCCAGATTACAAGGCAAAGAACGGCTCCGAACTTTTCGGTATTCGGCTCGTCTCTCTCCCTCCTTCGCATCCCCTCCCCGATCCCAAccctcatcatcttcttcttcttgtatatCACAATCTCAAATTCCTCCCCAAGGATGAACAGCACCTACACTGCCCTCCCTTTATCTTCCTCCGTCGAGCTCCAAGCCAACTCCCCAACCCTACCTCAAGACCCTCCCAAGAAGCAGGAAGAATTCGGCGTTGAGCTACCCCTCATCCTCGACGCTGCCGGTGCCGGGTACGGCCCTGCCGCCGCGGGATCCGGCGTGCCCGGCGCCGTCTTCAACCTCGCCACCTCGATCATCGGCGCCGGGATCATGGCCCTTCCCGCCACCCTGAAGGTCCTCGgcctcctcgtcggtttcgtctccATCGTCCTCATGGGAATCCTGTCCGAGATCAGCATCGAGCTCCTCGTCCGGTTCTCCGTCCTATGCAAGTCGTCCTCCTACGGGGACGTCGTCCAGACCGCCCTCGGCCGCCCCTTCAAGATCGTCTCCGAGATCTGCGTCATCATCAACAACGCCGGTGTCCTCGTCGTCTACTTGATAATCATCGGGGATGTGATGTCAGGATCCTCGAAGCACGTCGGCGTCTTCGATCAATTGCTCGGGAGTGGCGGCGAGTGGGATCACAGGAAATTGGTGATCCTTGTGGTATTGGTCATCTTCTTGGCCCCTCTTTGTTCTCTGGAAAAGATCGATTCACTTAGCCTCACTTCAGCTGCCTCCGTGGCTCTTGCCGTTGTCTTCGTGATCGTGTCGTCCATCATTGCGTTGGTTAAGCTTGTTGAAGGCAGGATAGGGACGCCAAGATTGGGGCCTGATTTTGGATCGAAAGCTGCCTTCTTGGATCTGCTGGTGGTCGTTCCGATAATGACTAATGCCTATGTTTGCCATTTCAATGTTCAGCCCATCTACAATGAGCTCGAGGGGAGAACGCCAAAGAAGATGTACCTTGTCAGTAGGATCACCACAGTGTTGTGTGTGGCCATCTATGCCTCAACTGCTATATCAGGATACCTGTTGTTTGGGGATGACACCGAGTCGGATGTGCTGACAAATTTTGATAAGGATCTTGGAATTCGGTTCAGTTTGATCCTGAATTATGTGGTGAGGATTGGATATATTCTTCATCTGATTCTTGTTTTCCCTGTCATTCATTTTTCGCTCAGGCAGACGGTAGATTCGCTAGTGTTTGCAGAATCAGCTCCTGGAAGTAGGAAAAGGATGTTGACTTTGACGGCTGTGCTACTTGCTATTATTTATCTTGGTTCTACTATGATACCAAACATCTGGGTGGCTTTCAAGTTTACTGGTGCTACAACTGGCATGTCGCTGGGGTTTATATTTCCAGCTCTTATTGCATTGAGATTGGATAAGAAAGAAAAGGTTTTAAATCTTAGAGAGAGGTACATGTCATGGCTGATGTTTGTATTGGCAGTGGTTGCTAGTATTTTGGGAGTTGTTGGGAATATCTTTACTCTTAAAAATAGGTCTGAGTGATTTATATTGCGTTAGTTCCCAATTAGGTATGTGAAGTTGAAGTTATGCAAATTTTTTTGGTCATGCCATGATGACGACCGATTTATATGGTTGATGAAGATTGAGACAAGAAAATTGACCTTTGCGGCAGAAAATCTTGGTTGTTCTGGGCCTTCTGCCACATACTGGCTTGCCAAGCAGGAACATAATGAGTTCTAGTTTTGTTTATAGCATACTTCGGTTGAGATATGTAGTGCCAGATTAATGCCTTGAGAGCTTTTAGAAGTACTTACGCAGATCTGAGACATCCTTGCTACTCCTGTTCTCAGTTTTGACCATTCTATGAAAATTGTTGAACGTTGGAATTGATAGACAGAGGTATGCTTTCGAGATGCAAATTGGTGTATCTACTGACACAGTGACCATACTTTTACATTGTTCGAGCATTAAATTCTTGTATTACCTCGATCCTCACTGTAAgtccacacttctgtaactttatTTGCATTCAGGAATAAATATGCGATTGCATTCCTTTCTTTATCGCAGCTGTGTTAATTTCTCAGTATCCGCTTGTCATAGTGTTTACTAGAGTTTACTCCATACCGTGTTGTTACTGCTCTGCAAGATCATGCTTAAATTTTAACTTTTAACTCTTTGTGAACATGAATGTTTAGTTTAGCCATCATATTTCTTTATGCATTTCGCTTGTAGTTTGTCTTTTGTTACTGAAAATCTGTTGCAGGAAAGATCACAAATGGAACTTGACTAGGATTTATGTGGGGCATTTAGTCGGGTTGATAACTTATTTGATAGAAGTAACTAAATTGGATGGTAATATAATTTTATGTTGTTTTGGTATATGTTTATATCAAATTCAAGCATTATGGTATATGATAGAGACGAAGCTACAAGGAGGGATAATCCATAGGTGATATTACTATAATCTCATTGCCTTATGTATCCTCATTACAATCTCTTATTTTCCTAGTTGCTTATATGTAATATTCAACTAAACAAAAGGCATTCTAGGTCAAATGATATGGTATGCACTATTCTAATATCCCCATCTGTGCAACAATCATGACATCTTAATTTAGAACTTTATCCACATATCTTCAAGCCTTTAGGATATGGCATTATGTCTGTCATCCAACCATTCTAAATTGTTTCTCGCTGCTTGATTTCTTTGCTTACCAACCAGCGATGGCATCTTGAAAGCAGTGGCAAAGCTCATAGTTCGAGGATTTGTCCATGATTGATCTTTTGGTGCTTTTTTGCATTTGGCAATATAAATGATAGATAACATTCAAAGATGATAGATAGCATTAATCATAGATATAAATTATTGCTTAGAAAATATGGTTTAACATGATTTAATGTGCCTAAAATCTTTAGAAGCAAAATACGAtcattttcatgatattttgCTAAAATATTTTACTGT comes from Musa acuminata AAA Group cultivar baxijiao chromosome BXJ3-3, Cavendish_Baxijiao_AAA, whole genome shotgun sequence and encodes:
- the LOC135633204 gene encoding amino acid transporter AVT6E-like is translated as MNSTYTALPLSSSVELQANSPTLPQDPPKKQEEFGVELPLILDAAGAGYGPAAAGSGVPGAVFNLATSIIGAGIMALPATLKVLGLLVGFVSIVLMGILSEISIELLVRFSVLCKSSSYGDVVQTALGRPFKIVSEICVIINNAGVLVVYLIIIGDVMSGSSKHVGVFDQLLGSGGEWDHRKLVILVVLVIFLAPLCSLEKIDSLSLTSAASVALAVVFVIVSSIIALVKLVEGRIGTPRLGPDFGSKAAFLDLLVVVPIMTNAYVCHFNVQPIYNELEGRTPKKMYLVSRITTVLCVAIYASTAISGYLLFGDDTESDVLTNFDKDLGIRFSLILNYVVRIGYILHLILVFPVIHFSLRQTVDSLVFAESAPGSRKRMLTLTAVLLAIIYLGSTMIPNIWVAFKFTGATTGMSLGFIFPALIALRLDKKEKVLNLRERYMSWLMFVLAVVASILGVVGNIFTLKNRSE